A single region of the Polyodon spathula isolate WHYD16114869_AA chromosome 12, ASM1765450v1, whole genome shotgun sequence genome encodes:
- the LOC121324753 gene encoding homeobox protein SIX6: protein MFQLPILNFSPQQVAGVCETLEESGDIERLGRFLWSLPVAPAACEVLNKNESVLRARGIVAFHTGNFRDLYHILENHKFTKESHAKLQALWLEAHYQEAEKLRGRPLGPVDKYRVRKKFPLPRTIWDGEQKTHCFKERTRHLLREWYLQDPYPNPSKKRELAQATGLTPTQVGNWFKNRRQRDRAAAAKNRLQQQVLSQGSVRSLTEEESTVDRLGAASSPEASLSSKAAVSAISITSSDSESDI from the exons atGTTTCAGCTGCCCATTCTGAATTTTAGCCCCCAGCAGGTAGCTGGGGTATGTGAGACCTTAGAGGAGAGCGGAGACATTGAACGCCTTGGTCGTTTTCTGTGGTCCTTGCCAGTAGCACCCGCAGCCTGCGAGGTACTGAACAAAAACGAGTCCGTCCTTCGAGCGCGAGGCATCGTGGCCTTCCACACCGGGAATTTCAGAGACCTCTACCACATCTTGGAAAACCACAAGTTCACCAAGGAATCGCACGCCAAACTGCAGGCCCTCTGGCTGGAAGCACACTACCAAGAAGCGGAGAAGCTGAGAGGTCGCCCCTTAGGACCAGTGGACAAGTACCGGGTGAGAAAGAAGTTCCCTCTTCCCAGAACCATTTGGGATGGAGAACAAAAGACACACTGCTTCAAGGAGAGAACCAGGCACTTGCTAAGAGAATGGTACCTCCAAGACCCTTACCCTAATCCCAGCAAAAAAAGAGAGCTAGCCCAAGCGACAGGACTTACTCCAACACAAGTGGGAAACTGGTTCAAAAACCGCCGACAAAGGGACAGAGCAGCGGCAGCTAAAAACAG GCTGCAGCAGCAAGTCTTGTCCCAGGGGTCGGTTCGCTCCTTGACCGAGGAGGAGAGTACAGTGGACCGTCTCGGGGCCGCCTCCAGTCCCGAAGCCAGCCTTTCCAGCAAGGCAGCCGTTTCTGCTATCTCCATCACATCTAGCGACAGTGAAAGTGACATCTGA